In Castanea sativa cultivar Marrone di Chiusa Pesio chromosome 6, ASM4071231v1, a single window of DNA contains:
- the LOC142640679 gene encoding protein-tyrosine-phosphatase MKP1, producing MVGKEDATSNSRVPCQLAGNRRMFIRSASWSSSRLPSQNPDSEEKECGDSNGNVGNSNGQNRRFPAPLTPRSQHNSKARSCLPPLQPLAIARRSLDEWPKAGSDDIGEWPGPPTPSGRGNGERLKLDLSSIQRNPDKNGGLVKRDKIAFFDKECSKVAEHIYLGGDAVAKDRNILKQNGITHVLNCVGFVCPEYFKADFVYRTLWLQDSPSEDITSILYDVFDYFEDVREQRGRVFVHCCQGVSRSTSLVIAYLMWREGQSFDDAFQYVKAARGIADPNMGFACQLLQCQKRVHAFPLSPSSLLRMYIIAPHSPYDPLHLVPKMLNDPSPSALDSRGAFIVHLPSAIYVWIGKHCEAIMEKDARSAVCQIVRYERVQGPVRMIKEGEEPAHFWDAFSHLLPLMDKPSNGVEVGESTVKVRIGDRKVDSYNVDYEIFKKAIMGGFVPPFASSENEHETHLPARENSWSALRRKFASGDMKEFVSAPKISLSRVYSESRMIGHSSTNLSSPSSSLSSLMSSSSSSSSPPYLSPDSVSSDSSTSSKYFSESSLDSPSAASCSLPVSSTLSNFSNLSLLSKTSYSPEIVGVNSASQPCSKSTSSPSKMFSPSLAERRGSLSKSLKLPLMADNMRVAYTPSSYLSGQDDGIWILNNNSSPCEPDSIGDILESKDAVKSREGDLTELWRMHPLGQGLGFAVSNGMVESDSAFSNLMKPLVCRWPRFEKIATFGAGDMNSKDAFAIYSPGLGKNEKRILYFWVGRSFDPDEIQIRLDSERELDDLKELDWNQVACDALTQMGLPKDTAVEIVKEDEEPIEFLALLRLL from the coding sequence ATGGTGGGTAAAGAGGATGCCACAAGTAATTCTCGGGTTCCATGCCAATTGGCTGGTAACCGGAGAATGTTTATACGGTCTGCTTCGTGGTCCTCTTCCCGTCTCCCCTCTCAAAACCCGGATTCCGAAGAAAAAGAATGTGGGGATTCTAATGGGAATGTAGGAAACAGTAATGGGCAAAATCGTAGGTTTCCTGCCCCATTAACCCCACGATCACAACATAATTCTAAGGCTCGGTCTTGTTTACCACCCTTACAGCCATTGGCTATTGCTCGCCGGAGCTTGGATGAGTGGCCGAAGGCAGGGTCGGATGATATTGGTGAGTGGCCGGGACCACCTACTCCAAGTGGGAGAGGGAATGGGGAGAGATTGAAGCTTGATTTGTCGTCAATTCAGAGAAACCCGGATAAGAATGGTGGGCTTGTGAAGAGGGATAAGATTGCTTTCTTTGATAAGGAGTGCTCGAAGGTGGCCGAACATATATATCTTGGTGGAGATGCGGTTGCAAAAGATAGGAATATACTAAAACAGAATGGGATTACTCATGTTTTGAATTGTGTAGGTTTTGTTTGTCCTGAGTATTTCAAAGCTGATTTTGTGTACAGAACTTTGTGGTTGCAGGATAGTCCGTCTGAGGATATAACTAGTATTTTGTATGATGTTTTTGACTACTTTGAAGATGTTAGAGAACAGCGTGGAAGGGTATTTGTTCATTGTTGCCAAGGGGTTTCTAGGTCTACATCCTTGGTGATTGCGTATCTTATGTGGAGAGAAGGGCAGAGCTTTGATGATGCTTTTCAGTATGTCAAGGCAGCGAGGGGCATTGCTGATCCAAATATGGGTTTTGCTTGCCAGTTGTTACAGTGCCAAAAGAGGGTTCATGCATTTCCTCTTAGCCCAAGTTCTTTATTGAGGATGTATATAATTGCCCCGCACTCGCCATATGATCCTTTGCATCTTGTCCCGAAAATGTTGAATGACCCTTCTCCATCTGCTCTGGATTCTAGGGGTGCATTTATTGTTCATCTACCATCTGCGATATATGTTTGGATTGGCAAGCACTGTGAGGCCATCATGGAAAAGGATGCAAGAAGTGCTGTTTGTCAGATTGTCCGGTATGAGAGAGTGCAAGGGCCAGTGAGGATGATCAAGGAAGGCGAAGAACCGGCTCATTTCTGGGATGCATTTTCACACCTCTTGCCCTTGATGGATAAACCCAGCAATGGTGTAGAGGTTGGGGAATCTACAGTCAAGGTTAGAATAGGTGACCGGAAAGTGGACTCATATAATGTTGATtatgagattttcaaaaaagCTATTATGGGGGGTTTTGTGCCTCCATTTGCATCATCTGAGAATGAACATGAAACCCACCTTCCTGCTAGAGAAAACAGTTGGAGTGCTCTGAGGCGCAAGTTTGCATCTGGCGATATGAAGGAGTTTGTGTCTGCTCCTAAAATATCCCTCTCCAGGGTCTACTCAGAATCTAGGATGATAGGACATTCATCTACAAATTTATCATCACCTTCATCATCTTTGTCGTCATtgatgtcatcatcatcatcttcttcttcgcCTCCTTATCTCTCTCCAGATTCTGTCTCTTCTGATTCAAGCACTAGTTCAAAGTATTTTTCAGAATCCTCTCTAGATTCTCCTTCTGCAGCTTCATGTTCTCTTCCAGTATCTTCTACTTTGTCTAACTTTTCTAACCTGTCTCTCTTGTCCAAAACTTCTTATAGTCCAGAAATTGTTGGTGTTAATTCTGCTTCACAGCCATGTTCCAAATCAACTTCTTCCCCATCTAAAATGTTTTCACCTTCCCTTGCAGAGCGCAGGGGTAGCTTATCAAAGTCTCTAAAATTGCCATTGATGGCTGACAATATGAGGGTAGCATATACTCCCTCAAGCTATCTTTCTGGTCAAGATGATGGTATTTGGATACTCAACAATAATTCTTCCCCATGTGAACCGGATAGTATAGGAGATATCTTAGAGTCCAAGGATGCAGTTAAAAGTAGGGAGGGAGATTTAACTGAGTTGTGGAGAATGCATCCTTTGGGACAAGGCCTAGGCTTTGCTGTCTCAAATGGGATGGTGGAAAGTGACTCGGCATTCAGTAATCTTATGAAGCCTTTAGTATGTCGGTGGCCCAGATTTGAAAAGATTGCAACATTTGGTGCAGGTGACATGAATTCTAAAGATGCTTTCGCTATTTACTCTCCAGGTTTAggcaaaaatgagaaaagaatattatatttttgggtAGGAAGGTCTTTTGATCCTGATGAAATCCAAATTCGATTAGATAGTGAAAGAGAGTTAGATGATCTAAAAGAGCTTGACTGGAATCAAGTTGCCTGTGATGCTCTTACCCAAATGGGTCTTCCAAAAGACACTGCTGTCGAG